The Lutibacter sp. Hel_I_33_5 genome has a window encoding:
- the guaB gene encoding IMP dehydrogenase, producing the protein MIAHNDKILGEGLTYDDVLLVPAFSEVLPRDVSIQTKFTKNISINVPIVSAAMDTVTEADMAIAMAREGGIGVLHKNMSIAQQAKEVRKVKRAESGMILDPVTLPLTAIVLDAKQHMKEHSIGGIPVVNKNGVLKGIVTNRDLRFEHDNKRPIIEVMTSENLVTAAVGTSLKDAEKILQKNKIEKLLIVDDAFVLKGLITFRDITKVTQKPIANKDTYGRLRVAAALGVTPDVVDRAAALVKSGVDAVIIDTAHGHTKSVVAALKSVKAKFPDLDVVVGNIATAEAAKYLVEAGADAVKVGIGPGSICTTRVVAGVGFPQFSAVLEVAAAIKGSGIPVIADGGIRYTGDIPKAIAAGADCVMLGSLLAGTKESPGETIIYEGRKFKSYRGMGSVEAMKQGSKDRYFQDVEDDIKKLVPEGIVGRVPYKGELFESIHQFVGGLRAGMGYCGAKDVATLKETGKFVRITTSGINESHPHDVAITKEAPNYSRR; encoded by the coding sequence ATGATAGCACACAACGATAAAATTTTAGGAGAAGGATTAACATACGACGATGTTTTGTTGGTTCCAGCCTTTTCAGAAGTACTTCCAAGAGACGTAAGTATTCAAACAAAATTTACTAAAAATATTAGCATTAATGTACCCATTGTATCTGCAGCTATGGATACGGTTACAGAAGCAGACATGGCTATTGCTATGGCTAGAGAAGGTGGTATTGGTGTGTTGCATAAAAACATGTCTATTGCGCAGCAAGCAAAAGAAGTTAGAAAAGTAAAGCGTGCAGAAAGTGGAATGATTCTAGATCCAGTAACATTGCCTTTAACGGCTATTGTTTTGGATGCAAAACAGCACATGAAAGAACATAGTATTGGCGGAATTCCGGTTGTTAATAAAAATGGTGTGCTAAAAGGGATTGTCACCAACAGAGATTTGCGTTTTGAGCATGATAACAAACGTCCAATTATTGAAGTTATGACCAGTGAAAACTTGGTAACAGCTGCTGTTGGAACTTCGTTAAAAGATGCGGAGAAAATTCTTCAGAAAAATAAAATTGAAAAATTATTAATTGTTGATGATGCTTTTGTCTTAAAAGGATTAATCACCTTTAGAGATATTACAAAAGTTACTCAAAAACCCATTGCCAATAAAGATACTTACGGTAGATTACGAGTTGCAGCGGCATTAGGAGTTACTCCTGATGTTGTAGATAGGGCAGCAGCCTTGGTAAAATCTGGTGTAGATGCAGTAATTATAGATACGGCTCACGGACATACAAAATCTGTAGTCGCAGCCTTAAAAAGTGTAAAAGCTAAATTTCCAGATTTAGATGTTGTTGTTGGTAATATTGCAACTGCAGAAGCAGCTAAATATTTAGTTGAAGCAGGAGCAGATGCAGTAAAAGTGGGTATTGGCCCAGGTTCTATTTGTACAACAAGAGTGGTTGCAGGTGTAGGATTTCCTCAATTTTCTGCGGTATTAGAAGTAGCCGCAGCTATCAAAGGAAGCGGAATTCCGGTAATTGCAGATGGTGGAATTCGTTATACAGGTGATATCCCAAAAGCTATCGCGGCTGGGGCAGATTGTGTAATGCTAGGTTCTTTATTAGCGGGAACTAAAGAAAGTCCTGGAGAAACTATTATTTACGAAGGGCGTAAGTTTAAGTCTTATAGAGGGATGGGTTCTGTAGAAGCTATGAAACAAGGCTCTAAAGACCGTTACTTCCAAGATGTAGAAGACGATATTAAAAAATTAGTACCAGAAGGTATTGTAGGCCGTGTGCCATATAAGGGGGAGTTGTTTGAAAGCATACACCAATTTGTAGGAGGTTTACGTGCTGGTATGGGTTATTGTGGTGCTAAAGATGTAGCAACACTAAAAGAAACGGGTAAATTTGTTAGAATTACTACAAGTGGAATTAACGAAAGTCACCCACATGATGTTGCCATTACCAAAGAAGCACCTAATTATAGTAGGAGGTAA
- a CDS encoding DUF1015 domain-containing protein — MAIVKPFKAVRATRDKVALVSSKSYEAYTPAELGAKLDFNPFTFLHVINPGYKYHQEVSGEQRFQLVHNRFLEFKENGIFLQDEKESFYIYEKKDGKNSYCGIIAGSSVDDYENDIIKKHEGTIEKREILFENYLKTTGFNAEPVLLTYPDNDSLETIIKNYKETVRPEYEFSTTDKKLHKFWVITETDLLDEIKDAFKTIDSIYIADGHHRSASSYLLAKNLRKENPNHTGKEAYNYFMTYLIPESHLQISEFNRFVKDLNGLTVDDFLMKLDASFRIENHGAHYYYPSKKNHFSMYLEGTFYSLYLRRSLYKFTDALSKLDAEILFRTILKPILGIDNLNNNNRIGYSHTKKDVLSVKTKVDDGTYKVGFGLLPISVNEMKEVADNNLKMPPKTTYIEPKLRSGLTMYEF; from the coding sequence ATGGCCATCGTAAAACCTTTTAAAGCAGTACGAGCTACAAGAGATAAAGTAGCTTTAGTGTCTTCAAAATCTTATGAAGCTTATACACCTGCTGAATTGGGTGCTAAACTAGATTTTAATCCGTTTACGTTTTTACATGTCATTAATCCTGGGTATAAATACCATCAAGAAGTATCTGGAGAGCAACGTTTTCAATTAGTTCATAACCGATTTTTAGAATTTAAAGAGAATGGTATTTTTTTACAAGACGAAAAAGAATCCTTCTATATTTATGAGAAAAAAGATGGTAAAAATAGCTATTGCGGAATTATTGCCGGAAGTTCAGTAGATGACTATGAAAATGACATCATTAAAAAACATGAAGGTACTATTGAAAAAAGAGAAATCCTTTTTGAAAACTACTTAAAAACTACTGGGTTTAACGCAGAACCTGTGCTCCTAACTTATCCTGATAATGATTCGCTAGAAACAATTATCAAAAACTATAAAGAAACGGTACGCCCTGAATATGAGTTTTCTACAACCGATAAAAAACTACATAAATTTTGGGTAATTACTGAAACCGATTTGCTTGATGAAATTAAAGATGCCTTTAAAACCATTGACTCAATTTATATTGCCGATGGACATCATAGATCAGCTTCTTCCTATTTATTAGCAAAAAATTTACGCAAAGAGAACCCAAATCATACAGGAAAAGAAGCCTATAATTATTTTATGACCTATTTAATTCCTGAAAGTCATTTACAAATTTCTGAGTTCAATCGATTTGTAAAAGATTTAAATGGATTGACTGTAGATGATTTTTTAATGAAATTAGACGCATCATTTAGAATAGAAAATCATGGTGCACACTATTATTACCCTTCAAAAAAGAATCATTTTAGCATGTATTTAGAAGGTACATTTTATTCGTTATATTTAAGAAGGTCTCTGTATAAATTTACGGATGCATTAAGTAAATTGGATGCAGAAATATTATTTAGAACAATCTTAAAACCTATTTTAGGTATTGATAACCTGAATAATAACAATAGAATTGGATATTCACATACTAAAAAAGATGTATTATCTGTTAAAACAAAAGTAGATGATGGTACATACAAAGTTGGATTTGGATTATTACCTATTTCTGTAAATGAAATGAAAGAAGTTGCTGACAACAATTTAAAAATGCCTCCAAAAACCACGTATATTGAACCAAAACTAAGAAGTGGATTAACAATGTACGAATTTTAG
- a CDS encoding FMN-binding protein, which produces MILKRFFSFLLVLTSLVFLSFSLPSKIEKKVKKEIKKTFIVENFTIETISIEDSVNLKLSKKINNHNLYKIVSSDVLIGYAFIDKAPSKTDEFDYLILLDTNLIIKKSKVLKYREDYGGEIGSRRWLKQFIGKKSNDTLQYGNDIMAISGATISANSMTIAVNSFLQNLRILIDNKVFDAS; this is translated from the coding sequence ATGATTTTAAAACGATTTTTTTCTTTTTTACTTGTACTAACTAGTTTAGTATTCCTATCGTTTTCTTTACCGAGTAAAATTGAGAAAAAAGTAAAAAAAGAAATTAAGAAAACCTTTATCGTAGAAAATTTTACAATCGAAACTATTTCTATTGAAGATAGTGTCAATTTAAAATTGTCTAAAAAAATCAACAATCATAATTTATATAAAATAGTAAGTTCAGACGTTTTAATTGGCTATGCTTTTATTGATAAAGCCCCAAGTAAAACTGACGAATTTGATTACCTAATTTTATTAGATACCAACTTAATCATAAAAAAATCGAAGGTCTTAAAATACCGAGAAGATTATGGTGGCGAAATTGGTAGTAGACGTTGGTTAAAGCAATTTATCGGTAAAAAATCTAATGATACCTTACAATATGGTAATGATATCATGGCCATTTCTGGAGCTACTATTTCTGCAAATTCTATGACTATTGCTGTAAATTCTTTTTTACAGAATCTAAGAATATTAATAGATAATAAAGTTTTTGATGCAAGTTAG
- a CDS encoding YggS family pyridoxal phosphate-dependent enzyme — MITRNLTEIKATLPEHVTLVAVSKTKPIVDIQEAYDAGQRVFGENKIQEMVAKYDALPKDINWHMIGHLQRNKVKYMAHFVDLIHGVDSFKTLKEINKQAKKHNRVINCLLQARIAQEETKFGLTFNDINQIITSEELSELENISIVGLMGMATFTDDKHQLQEEFSSLKNFFDTLKTQNSKLKILSMGMSGDYPLAIENGSTMVRVGSSIFGHRNYIA; from the coding sequence ATGATTACAAGAAACTTAACAGAAATAAAAGCAACCTTACCCGAACATGTAACCTTAGTAGCGGTTTCTAAAACCAAACCTATTGTTGATATTCAAGAAGCTTATGATGCTGGTCAACGAGTATTTGGAGAAAATAAAATTCAGGAAATGGTTGCTAAATATGATGCTTTACCTAAAGATATCAATTGGCATATGATTGGTCATTTACAACGTAACAAAGTAAAGTATATGGCACATTTTGTCGATTTAATTCATGGAGTTGATAGTTTTAAAACCTTGAAAGAAATCAATAAGCAAGCAAAAAAACATAATAGAGTTATTAATTGTTTACTGCAAGCTAGAATTGCACAAGAAGAAACAAAATTCGGATTAACTTTTAACGATATAAATCAAATAATTACTTCAGAAGAATTGTCTGAATTAGAGAACATTTCTATTGTTGGCTTAATGGGAATGGCAACATTCACGGATGATAAGCATCAATTACAAGAAGAATTTTCATCATTAAAAAACTTTTTTGACACGCTAAAAACTCAAAATTCAAAACTTAAAATTTTAAGCATGGGAATGAGTGGAGATTACCCCTTAGCCATTGAAAATGGGAGTACTATGGTTAGAGTTGGAAGTTCAATTTTTGGTCATCGTAATTATATTGCCTAA
- a CDS encoding exonuclease domain-containing protein — protein MARQRRRKVYAILDIETTGGKFNEEGITEIAIYKYDGTTVIDQFISLVNPEKEIQEFVVKLTGINNKMLRNAPKFFEVAKRIIEITQDCTLVAHNTDFDYRILRTEFRRLGYDFLRNTICTVELSKQLIPDQPTYKLGKLAKALGIPMTDRHRASGDALATVQLFKMLLDKNVDKSIIEAAVKYHDNRNQIEKEQKILNSIPENMGVFYVHRSDGTVIYIGRGSNMKSEVNKLFLKSSNRAKKIQSRVSKVSFEETGNVLFTRLKFYTELDVLKPKYNLQRAKKINHKDFGNDNMIVLENGRKTGENGVILVENNEIFGYGYTNLAHQENQLEVLKNIVTPFENKALAKNIVANYLQKNAAKKIIRF, from the coding sequence ATTGCACGTCAAAGAAGAAGAAAGGTGTACGCTATATTAGACATTGAAACTACTGGCGGTAAGTTTAATGAAGAAGGAATTACTGAGATTGCCATCTACAAATACGACGGAACAACCGTTATAGATCAATTTATTTCACTTGTAAACCCCGAAAAAGAAATACAAGAATTTGTTGTTAAACTAACAGGTATTAACAATAAAATGCTTCGTAATGCACCAAAGTTTTTTGAAGTTGCCAAACGTATTATAGAAATAACCCAAGATTGTACGTTGGTAGCGCATAATACAGATTTTGATTACCGTATTTTAAGAACAGAATTTAGACGCTTAGGCTATGATTTTCTTAGAAATACTATTTGCACGGTAGAACTGAGTAAGCAATTAATCCCAGATCAACCTACTTATAAATTAGGTAAATTAGCAAAAGCATTAGGAATTCCAATGACAGATAGACATAGAGCTTCTGGTGATGCTTTGGCAACAGTGCAATTATTTAAAATGCTTTTAGATAAAAATGTAGATAAATCTATTATTGAAGCAGCTGTTAAATATCACGATAACAGAAATCAGATTGAAAAAGAGCAAAAGATTTTAAATTCGATTCCAGAAAACATGGGCGTTTTTTATGTGCATAGAAGTGATGGAACTGTTATTTATATAGGACGAGGAAGTAACATGAAGTCTGAAGTTAACAAACTATTTCTAAAAAGTTCTAATAGAGCTAAAAAAATACAAAGTAGAGTTTCTAAAGTATCTTTTGAAGAAACTGGAAATGTTCTTTTTACCCGTTTAAAGTTTTACACCGAATTAGATGTTTTAAAGCCTAAATATAATTTACAAAGAGCAAAAAAAATTAACCATAAAGATTTTGGTAACGATAATATGATTGTGCTAGAAAATGGACGTAAAACTGGTGAAAACGGCGTTATATTAGTAGAAAACAATGAAATTTTTGGGTATGGATATACAAATTTAGCACATCAAGAAAATCAATTAGAAGTATTAAAAAATATTGTTACTCCTTTTGAAAACAAAGCATTAGCTAAAAATATTGTAGCGAATTATCTTCAGAAAAATGCTGCAAAAAAAATCATCAGATTTTAA
- a CDS encoding OmpH family outer membrane protein → MKSKLLIAITILFTSISFAQTKVGTVDLDYIIGLMPEMKKVISNTQAYGVKLDSTFQVKLKEYQVKLEEYKKMSDLLKKVNTKEIAGLEQDLQKYRQNGNQLIQLKRDEFMRPLYGKVGGVISEISKANGYTQVLTIKGNEFAYIDEKFDITQLVLDKLGLKPAAKKN, encoded by the coding sequence ATGAAATCAAAATTACTTATTGCTATTACAATTTTATTTACAAGTATTTCTTTTGCACAAACTAAAGTTGGAACGGTTGACTTAGATTATATTATTGGATTAATGCCAGAAATGAAAAAAGTAATCTCAAATACACAAGCTTATGGTGTAAAATTAGATTCTACTTTTCAAGTAAAATTAAAAGAATATCAAGTTAAGTTAGAAGAATACAAAAAAATGTCTGACTTATTGAAAAAAGTGAATACTAAAGAAATTGCGGGTTTAGAGCAAGATTTACAAAAATATAGACAGAACGGAAATCAATTGATACAATTAAAAAGAGATGAGTTCATGCGTCCTTTATATGGTAAAGTTGGCGGTGTTATCAGTGAAATTTCTAAAGCAAATGGATATACACAAGTACTTACCATTAAAGGAAACGAGTTTGCTTATATTGATGAAAAATTTGATATTACGCAGTTAGTTTTAGACAAATTAGGTTTAAAACCTGCAGCTAAAAAGAACTAA
- a CDS encoding porin, producing MKKFLFFLTVSVSLSISAQNTQKDSININPQNQVNAAQRLLSSNINQKGLTVGGYAEAHYNSVSGQNALLDVHRVVMLFGYKFNDRTQFITELEFEHVKEVYVEQAFLQYSITDNTNVRAGLMLVPMGIINEYHEPTTFNGVERPSMDKAIVPTTWREIGLGLSGKFDDASLRYQAYMFNGFTSNNNGKFLGGSNGLRNGRQKGAESTMNNINFAGKLDYYGLPGLRLGLSGYFGRTQSEKAIEDIAGSDVGVAMIGLDARYAYQRFTARGQFITANIADSKEYNAYYGSDLGSKLQGFYVETAYNLLPMNKKQQLFGFVRYEDFNTHASTDGVAQNLSYDRNEWTFGLTYKVAPGAAFKADYQLKNNAVVGNAVTKQFNLGFGVWF from the coding sequence ATGAAGAAGTTTTTATTCTTTTTAACAGTAAGTGTATCGTTATCAATTTCTGCTCAGAATACGCAGAAAGATAGTATCAATATCAATCCACAAAATCAAGTAAACGCAGCACAACGTCTTTTATCATCAAACATTAATCAGAAAGGATTAACAGTTGGTGGTTATGCAGAAGCTCATTATAATAGTGTTTCTGGACAAAATGCATTGTTAGATGTGCATAGAGTAGTGATGTTATTTGGTTATAAATTCAACGACCGAACACAGTTTATAACAGAATTAGAGTTTGAACACGTAAAAGAAGTGTATGTTGAGCAAGCTTTTTTACAATATAGTATTACTGATAATACAAATGTAAGAGCTGGTTTAATGTTAGTGCCAATGGGGATAATTAACGAATATCATGAGCCTACAACTTTTAATGGTGTTGAAAGACCAAGTATGGATAAAGCCATTGTTCCTACTACTTGGAGAGAAATTGGATTAGGACTTTCTGGTAAATTTGATGATGCATCTTTACGTTATCAAGCGTATATGTTTAACGGATTTACTTCTAATAATAATGGTAAGTTTTTAGGTGGAAGTAACGGTTTACGTAACGGACGTCAAAAAGGAGCAGAATCTACGATGAACAATATCAACTTTGCTGGTAAATTAGATTACTATGGGTTACCAGGATTACGTTTAGGATTATCAGGTTATTTTGGTAGAACACAATCAGAGAAAGCGATTGAAGATATTGCAGGTTCTGATGTTGGTGTGGCAATGATTGGATTAGATGCTCGTTATGCGTATCAACGTTTTACTGCTAGAGGTCAATTTATTACTGCAAATATTGCAGATAGTAAAGAATATAACGCCTATTACGGTTCTGATTTGGGAAGTAAATTACAAGGTTTTTATGTAGAAACAGCTTATAATTTATTACCAATGAATAAGAAACAACAATTATTCGGATTTGTAAGATATGAAGATTTTAATACACATGCTTCTACTGATGGGGTTGCTCAAAATTTATCATATGATAGAAACGAATGGACATTCGGGTTAACGTATAAAGTAGCTCCAGGAGCAGCGTTTAAAGCAGATTATCAATTAAAAAACAATGCAGTTGTTGGTAATGCTGTTACCAAACAATTTAACTTAGGATTCGGTGTTTGGTTCTAA
- a CDS encoding ion transporter, producing the protein MSSEQKKSSFRHRLHEIIYEADTNAGKVFDVVLLAAILASVLFVMLESVESFDTKYHTFLNIAEWIITILFTIEYILRLIAIKKPWKYVFSFYGIIDLLSTLPKYLSLIFVGTHHLAALRALRLLRVFRILKLARYIGASNRLLVALRASRAKIAVFLFFIVILCIILGTVMYMVEGEENGFTSIPRSVYWAIVTMTTVGYGDIAPHTPLGQLIASVIMILGYGIIAIPTGIVSSEMTKTVLDVNTQACPSCLKENHKDNAEFCYNCGSILNEE; encoded by the coding sequence GTGAGTTCAGAACAAAAAAAATCAAGTTTTAGACATCGATTACACGAAATAATTTACGAAGCAGACACCAATGCAGGTAAAGTATTTGACGTAGTTTTATTAGCCGCAATTCTTGCTAGTGTACTTTTTGTTATGCTAGAAAGCGTTGAAAGTTTTGATACTAAATATCATACGTTTCTAAATATTGCGGAATGGATCATTACCATCTTATTTACTATAGAATATATTTTACGCCTTATAGCGATTAAAAAACCATGGAAATATGTTTTTAGTTTCTACGGTATTATAGATTTACTTTCTACACTCCCAAAATACTTATCACTTATTTTTGTTGGCACGCATCATTTGGCAGCCTTAAGAGCATTACGTCTATTACGCGTTTTTAGAATTTTAAAACTAGCACGGTATATTGGAGCTTCAAACAGATTATTAGTTGCACTTAGAGCCAGTAGAGCAAAAATTGCAGTTTTCTTATTTTTCATCGTTATTTTATGCATCATTTTAGGAACAGTAATGTATATGGTAGAAGGCGAAGAAAACGGATTTACAAGTATTCCTAGAAGTGTATATTGGGCAATTGTTACTATGACCACCGTTGGTTACGGAGATATTGCTCCTCATACCCCACTTGGTCAATTAATTGCCAGTGTGATTATGATTTTAGGATACGGAATAATAGCTATTCCTACAGGAATTGTAAGCTCGGAAATGACGAAGACTGTGTTGGATGTTAATACGCAGGCTTGTCCTAGTTGTTTAAAAGAAAACCATAAAGACAATGCAGAATTTTGCTATAACTGTGGAAGTATTTTAAACGAAGAATAA
- a CDS encoding sterol desaturase family protein, which yields METYANALLYAIPYFSVLVLIEVAYGYFVKNQTYTALDTIASLSSGVTNSIKDSLGLVVILISYPFLVDKIALLTIESTWLVYVIAFIAIDFAGYWSHRLNHHVNYFWNLHVIHHSSEEFNLACALRQSISNFFGYIALFLLPAALLGVPYKVIGLLLPIHLFAQFWYHTKHIGKLGFLEYIIVTPSQHRVHHAINDIYLDKNLSPIFCVWDRIFGTFQEELDEVPVVFGVLKPARTWNPILINFQHLWQLIKDAWRTNNWIDKLRIWFMPTGWRPSDVIDKYPVKIIEDPYGYEKYTSNPSKALIFTSYIHFIITQALLLFMFYNYVHIGASNLLIYGFLLFLGVYSFTSLMDYSKHSLIFELLRTVLGVYIIYTTADWFGLNEYLSIGSTLIIGYFLVSLVASIYFLYFEKRTIEKELAVG from the coding sequence ATGGAAACCTACGCAAACGCTTTATTATATGCTATCCCTTATTTTTCAGTTTTAGTATTAATTGAAGTAGCCTATGGTTATTTTGTTAAAAATCAAACTTATACTGCTTTAGATACCATTGCTAGTTTAAGTTCTGGTGTTACCAATTCCATTAAAGATTCTTTAGGATTGGTCGTAATTTTAATTTCTTATCCTTTTTTGGTTGATAAAATTGCATTGCTAACTATTGAATCTACTTGGCTAGTTTATGTCATTGCTTTTATTGCGATAGATTTTGCTGGGTATTGGAGTCATCGTTTAAACCACCATGTTAATTATTTTTGGAATTTACACGTAATTCATCATAGTAGCGAAGAATTTAATTTAGCTTGCGCATTAAGACAATCAATTTCTAACTTCTTTGGGTATATTGCTTTATTCTTACTACCTGCTGCACTTTTAGGAGTTCCTTATAAAGTAATAGGTTTATTGCTACCCATTCATTTATTTGCGCAATTTTGGTATCACACCAAACATATTGGTAAATTAGGATTTTTAGAATACATTATTGTAACACCTTCACAACACAGAGTACATCATGCGATTAACGATATTTATTTAGATAAAAACTTATCACCTATTTTTTGTGTTTGGGATCGTATTTTTGGCACCTTTCAAGAAGAATTAGACGAAGTTCCTGTGGTTTTTGGAGTACTTAAACCTGCAAGAACATGGAATCCTATATTAATTAATTTTCAGCATTTATGGCAGTTGATAAAAGATGCATGGAGAACAAATAATTGGATAGATAAACTTAGAATTTGGTTTATGCCAACTGGCTGGAGACCAAGTGATGTAATAGATAAATATCCTGTAAAAATTATTGAAGATCCGTATGGATATGAAAAATACACTTCTAACCCATCAAAAGCACTTATATTCACTTCTTATATTCACTTTATAATTACACAAGCCTTATTATTGTTTATGTTTTATAATTACGTACATATTGGTGCGAGTAATCTTTTGATCTACGGGTTCCTTCTTTTCTTAGGAGTGTATTCATTTACTTCTTTAATGGATTATAGCAAGCATTCGTTAATATTTGAATTATTAAGAACAGTATTAGGAGTTTACATTATTTATACCACTGCAGATTGGTTTGGTCTAAATGAATACCTCTCTATTGGGAGTACATTAATAATAGGATATTTCCTTGTTAGTTTAGTAGCAAGTATTTACTTTTTGTATTTCGAAAAGAGAACTATTGAAAAAGAGCTTGCAGTTGGATAG
- the miaA gene encoding tRNA (adenosine(37)-N6)-dimethylallyltransferase MiaA → MNYKNTFITIVGPTAIGKTALSIQLANHFSCDIISCDSRQFYKEMSIGTAVPNAEELAAAKHHFIQNRSIFEEYNVGQFEKDALQKLDELFTENSVQIMVGGSGLYVDAVLKGLDYFPEVAPAIREQLNVELAENGIASLQNKLKELDIESYKTLAIDNPHRLIRALEICIGTGNTYSSYKNKPKAPRNFNAIKIGLTADREILYNRINQRVDIMMNNGLLEEAKKLHQHKTLNALQTVGYRELFSYFDGNFTKEFAIEEIKKNTRRFAKRQGTWFRKDTAITWFDYQEEIAPIIETITTKL, encoded by the coding sequence GTGAATTATAAAAATACATTCATTACTATTGTTGGCCCTACTGCTATTGGTAAAACAGCTTTAAGCATTCAATTAGCCAATCATTTTTCTTGTGATATTATTTCTTGCGATTCCCGTCAATTTTATAAAGAAATGAGCATTGGTACAGCTGTACCCAATGCTGAAGAATTGGCAGCAGCAAAGCATCATTTTATACAAAACAGAAGTATTTTTGAGGAATATAATGTAGGACAGTTTGAAAAAGATGCGCTGCAAAAACTAGACGAATTATTTACTGAAAATTCGGTACAAATTATGGTTGGTGGAAGTGGATTGTATGTAGATGCTGTTTTAAAAGGATTAGATTATTTTCCTGAAGTAGCTCCAGCTATCAGAGAACAACTGAATGTCGAATTAGCAGAAAACGGAATAGCATCCCTTCAAAACAAATTAAAAGAACTAGATATTGAAAGCTATAAAACCTTGGCAATTGATAATCCACATCGATTAATAAGAGCTTTAGAGATTTGTATTGGTACAGGTAACACGTATTCATCCTATAAAAACAAACCCAAAGCACCTAGAAATTTTAATGCTATAAAAATTGGATTAACTGCCGATAGAGAAATTTTGTACAACAGAATTAATCAACGTGTAGATATCATGATGAACAATGGTTTGTTGGAAGAAGCAAAAAAATTACATCAGCATAAAACTTTAAACGCTCTACAAACTGTGGGATACAGAGAGTTATTCTCTTATTTTGATGGTAATTTTACCAAAGAATTTGCCATTGAAGAAATTAAGAAAAACACGCGTCGTTTTGCAAAACGACAAGGTACTTGGTTTAGAAAAGATACGGCTATTACTTGGTTTGATTATCAAGAAGAAATAGCACCAATTATAGAAACTATTACTACAAAACTTTAA